Proteins from one Cryptomeria japonica chromosome 4, Sugi_1.0, whole genome shotgun sequence genomic window:
- the LOC131032930 gene encoding flavone 3'-O-methyltransferase 1-like: protein MAPWHHLHECVLQDCNAFEKAHGKDLWAYEKDDPAVNDVFNNSMSTLTVLAMGQILSCYDGFKEVKSLVDVGGGKGTTLAHIVKAYPHIHGINFDLPHVVQTAPSIPRTSTLFLPYFPKTVDHNIYAGIENVGGSMFDSIPIADAVFLKNVLIDWDKESCLQILGNCHKALPENGRLIVAENVTVESSRPNKSIEMVADLLMIALANGGKERNEQEWKRLLQMSGFSVIKMMGLPGLFSKMKIMEAIKV, encoded by the exons ATGGCGCCGTGGCACCATCTTCATGAATGTGTGCTTCAAGACTGCAATGCATTCGAGAAGGCTCATGGAAAGGACTTGTGGGCATACGAGAAGGATGACCCGGCTGTAAACGATGTTTTCAACAATTCCATGTCCACGCTTACAGTTCTTGCTATGGGGCAAATCCTGAGCTGCTATGATGGTTTTAAGGAGGTGAAAAGTTTGGTTGATGTGGGCGGAGGAAAAGGAACGACCTTAGCACACATTGTGAAGGCTTATCCCCACATTCATGGAATTAATTttgatcttcctcatgttgttcaGACTGCTCCATCAATTCCACGTACATCTACTCTATTTCTTCCATACTTTCCAAAAACTGTGGATCA CAATATTTATGCGGGGATCGAGAACGTGGGTGGCAGCATGTTTGATAGCATACCCATTGCAGATGCCGTATTTTTAAAG aATGTATTAATAGACTGGGATAAGGAGAGTTGCCTACAGATACTTGGAAATTGCCACAAGGCTTTGCCTGAGAATGGAAGACTCATAGTGGCAGAAAACGTGACAGTAGAATCGTCGAGGCCAAATAAATCTATTGAAATGGTTGCGGATCTGCTTATGATCGCCCTTGCAAATGGAGGAAAAGAGAGGAACGAGCAAGAATGGAAAAGGCTGCTTCAAATGTCAGGATTCAGCGTAATAAAGATGATGGGACTGCCTGGACTATTTTCAAAAATGAAGATTATGGAAGCCATTAAGGTTTAA